The Arachis hypogaea cultivar Tifrunner chromosome 14, arahy.Tifrunner.gnm2.J5K5, whole genome shotgun sequence genome has a segment encoding these proteins:
- the LOC112744131 gene encoding uncharacterized protein isoform X3, with protein sequence MGELYALDFDGILCDSCGESSLSALKAAKVRWPSLFHGVDSATQDWIVDQMHSVRPVVETGYENVLLVRLLLETRIPSIRKSSVAEGLTVEGILENWSKLKPVIMEEWSENRETLIDLFGKVRDEWLEQDFATWIGANRFYPGVSDALKFASSRVYIVTTKQSRFADALLREIAGVTIPPERIYGLGGRPKVEVLKQLQKRPKHQGLTLHFVEDRIATLKNVIKEPELDQWNLYLGNWGYNTQKEREEAAAIPRIQVLELSDFSKKLK encoded by the exons ATGGGGGAGCTTTATGCTTTGGACTTCGATGGAATCCTCTGTGATAGCTGCGGTGAGAGCTCTCTCTCTGCTCTCAAG GCTGCGAAAGTGAGATGGCCTTCTTTGTTTCATGGCGTGGATTCCGCCACTCAGGATTGGATTGTTGACCAGATGCATTCA GTCCGACCGGTTGTAGAAACTGGATATGAAAATGTTTTACTTGTGAGATTGTTGTTAGAGACCAGAATACCTTCCATCAGGAAGTCTTCA GTTGCAGAGGGGCTCACGGTTGAGGGTATATTGGAAAATTGGTCCAAGTTGAAGCCTGTTATCATGGAAGAGTGGAGTGAGAATAGAGAAACTTTGATAGATCTTTTTGGAAAGGTTAGAGATGAATGGTTGGAGCAGGATTTCGCTACTTGGATCGGTGCAAATAG ATTCTATCCTGGTGTTTCTGATGCATTAAAATTTGCAAGCTCGAGAGTGTACATTGTCACCACGAAACAG AGCCGTTTTGCTGATGCTTTACTCCGAGAGATTGCTGGGGTGACAATTCCACCTGAAAGAATATATGGTCTAGG CGGTAGGCCTAAGGTTGAAGTGCTGAAGCAGCTTCAAAAGAGACCAAAGCACCAAGGACTCACACTTCA CTTTGTTGAGGATCGGATTGCTACCTTAAAAAATGTCATCAAAGAACCTGAGTTAGATCAATGGAATCTGTATTTAG GGAACTGGGGTTACAACactcagaaagagagagaagaagctgCGGCTATCCCCAGAATTCAAGTTCTCGAGCTGTCGGACTTCAGTAAGAAGTTGAAATGA
- the LOC112744131 gene encoding uncharacterized protein isoform X2 translates to MGELYALDFDGILCDSCGESSLSALKAAKVRWPSLFHGVDSATQDWIVDQMHSVAEGLTVEGILENWSKLKPVIMEEWSENRETLIDLFGKVRDEWLEQDFATWIGANRFYPGVSDALKFASSRVYIVTTKQEIHFPCTIFGFTGRPKVEVLKQLQKRPKHQGLTLHFVEDRIATLKNVIKEPELDQWNLYLGNWGYNTQKEREEAAAIPRIQVLELSDFSKKLK, encoded by the exons ATGGGGGAGCTTTATGCTTTGGACTTCGATGGAATCCTCTGTGATAGCTGCGGTGAGAGCTCTCTCTCTGCTCTCAAG GCTGCGAAAGTGAGATGGCCTTCTTTGTTTCATGGCGTGGATTCCGCCACTCAGGATTGGATTGTTGACCAGATGCATTCA GTTGCAGAGGGGCTCACGGTTGAGGGTATATTGGAAAATTGGTCCAAGTTGAAGCCTGTTATCATGGAAGAGTGGAGTGAGAATAGAGAAACTTTGATAGATCTTTTTGGAAAGGTTAGAGATGAATGGTTGGAGCAGGATTTCGCTACTTGGATCGGTGCAAATAG ATTCTATCCTGGTGTTTCTGATGCATTAAAATTTGCAAGCTCGAGAGTGTACATTGTCACCACGAAACAG GAAATTCACTTTCCTTGCACCATCTTTGGTTTTACCGGTAGGCCTAAGGTTGAAGTGCTGAAGCAGCTTCAAAAGAGACCAAAGCACCAAGGACTCACACTTCA CTTTGTTGAGGATCGGATTGCTACCTTAAAAAATGTCATCAAAGAACCTGAGTTAGATCAATGGAATCTGTATTTAG GGAACTGGGGTTACAACactcagaaagagagagaagaagctgCGGCTATCCCCAGAATTCAAGTTCTCGAGCTGTCGGACTTCAGTAAGAAGTTGAAATGA
- the LOC112744131 gene encoding uncharacterized protein isoform X1, protein MGELYALDFDGILCDSCGESSLSALKAAKVRWPSLFHGVDSATQDWIVDQMHSVRPVVETGYENVLLVRLLLETRIPSIRKSSVAEGLTVEGILENWSKLKPVIMEEWSENRETLIDLFGKVRDEWLEQDFATWIGANRFYPGVSDALKFASSRVYIVTTKQEIHFPCTIFGFTGRPKVEVLKQLQKRPKHQGLTLHFVEDRIATLKNVIKEPELDQWNLYLGNWGYNTQKEREEAAAIPRIQVLELSDFSKKLK, encoded by the exons ATGGGGGAGCTTTATGCTTTGGACTTCGATGGAATCCTCTGTGATAGCTGCGGTGAGAGCTCTCTCTCTGCTCTCAAG GCTGCGAAAGTGAGATGGCCTTCTTTGTTTCATGGCGTGGATTCCGCCACTCAGGATTGGATTGTTGACCAGATGCATTCA GTCCGACCGGTTGTAGAAACTGGATATGAAAATGTTTTACTTGTGAGATTGTTGTTAGAGACCAGAATACCTTCCATCAGGAAGTCTTCA GTTGCAGAGGGGCTCACGGTTGAGGGTATATTGGAAAATTGGTCCAAGTTGAAGCCTGTTATCATGGAAGAGTGGAGTGAGAATAGAGAAACTTTGATAGATCTTTTTGGAAAGGTTAGAGATGAATGGTTGGAGCAGGATTTCGCTACTTGGATCGGTGCAAATAG ATTCTATCCTGGTGTTTCTGATGCATTAAAATTTGCAAGCTCGAGAGTGTACATTGTCACCACGAAACAG GAAATTCACTTTCCTTGCACCATCTTTGGTTTTACCGGTAGGCCTAAGGTTGAAGTGCTGAAGCAGCTTCAAAAGAGACCAAAGCACCAAGGACTCACACTTCA CTTTGTTGAGGATCGGATTGCTACCTTAAAAAATGTCATCAAAGAACCTGAGTTAGATCAATGGAATCTGTATTTAG GGAACTGGGGTTACAACactcagaaagagagagaagaagctgCGGCTATCCCCAGAATTCAAGTTCTCGAGCTGTCGGACTTCAGTAAGAAGTTGAAATGA